The following coding sequences are from one Desulfotomaculum sp. window:
- a CDS encoding YlmC/YmxH family sporulation protein, translating into MFKVSDLNKRDIVNVVDGSKLGPVKDIHIDVEKGTIEAIILQGSRRFWLFSSRKDFIVPWGAVKKLGKDAVLIEMHDWTV; encoded by the coding sequence TTGTTTAAGGTGTCGGATTTGAACAAGCGTGATATAGTGAATGTTGTTGACGGTTCGAAACTGGGGCCGGTGAAAGATATTCATATAGATGTTGAGAAAGGGACGATTGAAGCAATAATCCTGCAGGGCTCGCGCCGTTTCTGGCTTTTTTCGAGCAGAAAAGATTTTATTGTTCCCTGGGGAGCAGTAAAGAAACTCGGCAAGGACGCTGTTTTAATTGAGATGCACGATTGGACGGTATGA